A genomic stretch from Cloacibacterium caeni includes:
- a CDS encoding OmpH family outer membrane protein: MKNLKVFLIFLIFLTANSVTFAQKIGVVDTNYILSKMPQYTEAQARLEEQIKAWETELQTLQAEYDAKKAAFENEKVLLVGEQLKQREAEVKNLDKKIKKFIAEKFSGEGEINKFRANLAKPFQDQIWNAIKTVTEKNSLGIVLDKSSNMSVIFLDKRYDYTDKVLDQLLKGPSKEDAKSKDAKAKNKK, encoded by the coding sequence ATGAAAAATTTAAAAGTTTTTTTAATATTTTTAATATTTTTAACTGCTAATTCTGTTACATTTGCACAAAAAATAGGAGTGGTAGATACCAATTATATATTGAGTAAAATGCCACAGTATACAGAAGCACAAGCGAGACTAGAAGAACAAATCAAAGCTTGGGAAACAGAATTGCAAACCCTACAAGCAGAATATGATGCAAAAAAAGCCGCTTTTGAAAATGAAAAAGTACTTTTAGTAGGAGAGCAATTAAAACAACGAGAGGCAGAAGTAAAAAACCTCGACAAAAAAATTAAAAAATTTATTGCTGAAAAATTCAGCGGAGAAGGAGAAATTAATAAATTTAGAGCCAATTTAGCAAAACCTTTTCAAGACCAAATTTGGAATGCCATCAAAACAGTTACAGAAAAAAATAGTTTGGGCATAGTTCTTGATAAAAGTAGTAATATGAGTGTTATTTTTCTTGACAAAAGATATGATTACACCGACAAAGTTTTAGACCAATTACTTAAAGGTCCTTCTAAAGAAGATGCAAAAAGTAAAGATGCTAAAGCAAAAAATAAAAAATAG